A window of Campylobacter cuniculorum DSM 23162 = LMG 24588 contains these coding sequences:
- a CDS encoding aldo/keto reductase produces MQRRKFLKTLALGGALMSMPSLANSTNSKGIKMQTITLNNGVKMPVLGLGLLNIRDLKECQRVVEDALEVGYRLIDTAQAYANEEAVGAAIKASGIKREELFITTKLFREFATEQKAIPSFEQSCKKLGVDYVDLFLIHQPINDVYGAWRAMTKLYKEKRIRALGVSNFYPDKLVDFVMNNEITPAVNQFVCNPFRQELELAKLLQEYNIAYEAFSPFAQGKNNIFSNEILAKIAKKHNKSIAQVVLRWLFERNIVSIPKTTSKERMRENLNIFDFNLDESDRKQILTLNIGNVGINHQDPKMIKWLNERSIGESLAHTKKD; encoded by the coding sequence ATGCAAAGAAGAAAATTCTTAAAAACATTGGCTTTAGGCGGAGCTTTAATGTCCATGCCAAGCCTTGCAAATTCAACAAATTCAAAAGGAATAAAAATGCAAACAATCACTTTAAATAATGGTGTTAAAATGCCTGTTTTAGGGCTTGGACTTTTAAATATTAGAGATTTAAAAGAATGTCAAAGGGTTGTAGAAGATGCCCTTGAAGTTGGCTATCGTTTGATTGATACCGCACAGGCGTATGCAAATGAAGAGGCTGTGGGTGCGGCAATCAAAGCAAGCGGAATCAAAAGAGAGGAGCTTTTCATCACAACAAAGCTCTTTAGGGAATTTGCAACAGAACAAAAGGCGATTCCGTCTTTTGAGCAAAGTTGCAAGAAACTCGGAGTTGATTATGTGGATTTGTTTTTAATCCATCAGCCTATTAATGATGTCTATGGGGCGTGGCGTGCAATGACTAAGCTCTATAAAGAAAAAAGGATAAGAGCACTAGGCGTGAGTAATTTTTATCCCGATAAACTCGTGGATTTTGTGATGAATAATGAAATCACACCTGCAGTCAATCAATTTGTTTGCAATCCTTTTCGTCAAGAGCTTGAACTTGCAAAATTATTGCAAGAATACAATATCGCTTATGAAGCTTTTTCACCTTTTGCACAGGGAAAAAACAATATTTTTAGCAATGAAATTCTCGCAAAAATCGCAAAAAAGCATAATAAAAGCATTGCACAAGTTGTTTTAAGATGGCTTTTTGAACGCAATATTGTCTCTATACCTAAAACCACGAGCAAGGAACGCATGAGAGAGAATCTTAATATTTTTGATTTTAACCTTGATGAGAGTGATAGAAAGCAGATTCTCACTCTTAATATAGGAAATGTTGGAATCAATCACCAAGATCCAAAAATGATAAAATGGCTCAATGAAAGAAGCATAGGCGAGAGTCTAGCTCATACAAAAAAGGATTAA
- a CDS encoding DapH/DapD/GlmU-related protein: MNLDEFLLCMKNKQEVVAGSELFLMFHSLSQEALRITNQINTKYNTPEELRKLFSELIGKEVDETFALFPPFYTDCGKNITLGKNVFINACCRFQDQGGIVIGDGVLIGHNTTIATLNHDFNPQKRANLHPNAVKIGQNVWIGSDCTILPGVEIGDGSIIGAGSVVTKSVEKNCIAVGNPARVIKKIQI; the protein is encoded by the coding sequence ATGAATTTAGATGAGTTTTTGCTCTGCATGAAAAACAAGCAAGAAGTCGTGGCTGGAAGTGAGTTGTTTTTGATGTTTCATAGCTTAAGTCAAGAGGCTCTTAGAATCACAAATCAAATCAATACCAAATACAATACGCCCGAAGAATTAAGAAAGCTTTTTTCTGAACTCATAGGAAAAGAAGTTGATGAAACTTTTGCACTCTTTCCGCCTTTTTATACGGATTGTGGCAAAAACATCACTTTAGGCAAAAATGTTTTTATCAATGCTTGTTGTCGCTTTCAAGATCAAGGTGGAATCGTCATTGGCGATGGTGTGCTTATAGGGCATAACACAACCATAGCGACTTTAAATCACGATTTTAATCCACAAAAACGTGCAAATTTACATCCTAATGCTGTAAAAATTGGTCAAAATGTTTGGATAGGTTCAGATTGCACGATTTTGCCCGGAGTTGAGATTGGTGATGGTTCTATCATCGGTGCAGGAAGTGTCGTAACAAAGAGTGTTGAGAAAAACTGCATTGCTGTTGGGAATCCTGCAAGAGTGATTAAAAAGATTCAAATTTAA
- a CDS encoding DUF262 domain-containing protein, with product MKATENDFGFMEQEAVIEIPFFQRAYVWEEEQWEQLFEDLKESFKNKKEHFLGSIVLKQLQTNIGEGTKRSLIDGQQRLSTFSILVKSLYDKLDDNYKPDYTKYLFKKPTMDKIPKIQHSKIDRASFEKILKAKNSEELSDSNKDDKLIECYQYFSKKIEQCEELKDFKSFLDFILCIKLWVTINLESTEDEQKIFDSINTTGLKLNATDIIKNALFAKAIALKTDYEELYKKYWEEIFESSKENKNFWEEELNTGRLKRTQSEIFLHAFAIIRGFFKPEDSLENLSKIYKEEIENYDVKKLESFLKQIKEYAIIYRNFPQIKHDTCLSFKNDEERLFHILKITDTNTIMPLILKLKYSFKDDTLKSCFFLLERFVLLCWLCRKGTKDYNILFAKTIKCIAENKDNPVELLKEQLSERIPKDEDIKECLVSLKDNSANYRAKLILFWIELYKRSQNKGQDIIELSYQYTLEHIMPRSWEGSWKNIAKDTEHAECLIYQIGNMTLLKGSLNSTIKNAPWKTKLNGDGSRKNSIKTCADLLITKEILDKKKWDEESIKERTKRLIKDIFEIWGEKI from the coding sequence ATGAAAGCAACAGAAAATGATTTTGGATTTATGGAACAAGAAGCTGTGATTGAAATTCCATTTTTTCAAAGAGCTTATGTGTGGGAAGAAGAGCAATGGGAACAGCTTTTTGAGGATTTAAAAGAGAGTTTTAAAAATAAAAAAGAGCATTTTTTAGGTTCAATCGTATTAAAACAACTCCAAACAAATATAGGGGAGGGGACAAAAAGAAGTTTGATTGATGGACAACAAAGATTGAGTACTTTTTCAATTCTTGTGAAATCCTTGTATGATAAATTAGACGATAATTATAAGCCAGATTACACAAAATATCTATTCAAAAAACCAACAATGGATAAAATTCCAAAAATTCAACATTCCAAAATTGATAGAGCCTCCTTTGAAAAAATTTTAAAAGCAAAAAATAGTGAAGAGCTATCAGATTCTAATAAGGATGATAAATTAATAGAATGCTATCAATATTTTTCAAAAAAAATAGAACAATGCGAAGAACTAAAGGATTTTAAAAGTTTTTTGGATTTTATTTTGTGCATAAAACTTTGGGTTACAATCAATCTAGAATCCACAGAAGATGAACAAAAAATCTTTGATTCTATTAACACGACGGGATTAAAGCTTAACGCAACGGATATTATAAAAAACGCTCTTTTTGCAAAAGCGATTGCATTAAAAACAGATTACGAAGAGCTCTATAAAAAATATTGGGAAGAGATCTTTGAATCATCAAAGGAAAATAAAAATTTTTGGGAAGAAGAGCTTAATACAGGTCGTTTAAAAAGAACGCAAAGTGAAATTTTCTTACACGCATTTGCTATCATAAGAGGGTTTTTTAAACCTGAAGACAGCTTAGAAAATCTTAGCAAAATTTATAAAGAGGAGATTGAAAATTATGACGTTAAAAAATTGGAATCTTTTTTAAAACAAATCAAGGAATATGCTATCATTTATCGCAATTTCCCACAAATCAAACATGATACTTGCTTGTCTTTTAAAAATGATGAAGAAAGATTGTTTCATATCTTAAAAATTACCGATACAAACACCATAATGCCTTTAATTTTAAAATTAAAATACAGCTTTAAGGATGATACCTTAAAATCTTGTTTTTTCCTCTTAGAAAGATTTGTTTTACTCTGTTGGCTTTGTCGCAAAGGCACGAAAGATTATAATATATTATTTGCCAAAACAATCAAATGCATTGCAGAAAACAAAGATAATCCTGTAGAGCTTTTAAAAGAACAATTATCAGAACGTATTCCAAAAGATGAAGACATAAAAGAATGTTTAGTTTCTCTTAAGGACAATAGTGCAAATTATAGGGCAAAACTTATTTTATTTTGGATAGAACTTTACAAACGCTCTCAAAATAAAGGACAAGATATTATAGAACTTTCTTATCAATATACTTTAGAACATATCATGCCACGATCTTGGGAGGGTTCTTGGAAAAATATTGCAAAAGACACAGAACACGCAGAATGCTTAATTTATCAAATCGGAAATATGACCCTTTTAAAAGGCTCTCTTAATAGCACAATAAAAAACGCTCCTTGGAAAACTAAGCTCAATGGCGATGGGAGTCGTAAAAATAGCATTAAAACTTGTGCTGATCTATTGATAACAAAAGAAATTCTTGACAAGAAGAAATGGGATGAAGAGAGTATAAAAGAGCGAACAAAGAGATTGATAAAAGATATTTTTGAAATTTGGGGAGAGAAAATATAA